In Salvelinus namaycush isolate Seneca chromosome 37, SaNama_1.0, whole genome shotgun sequence, the following are encoded in one genomic region:
- the LOC120030790 gene encoding hyaluronan synthase 1-like yields the protein MELKLLLRRVGSIVRAILTFLFALVVLGVMVWAYVQGFQLATSPYGIISFGFYGLLLGLHVLFQSLFAFVEHCRMRARSKACTFTKTIGFTISAYQEDPEYLRKCLNSIRALKYPPELLRVIMVVDGNSEDDIYMLEMFREVFADQDPGCYVWRNNYHTWDPTQTQKAGILEVIGPAGDASYGLGEDPQRREVEDLINSRRCVCIMQKWGGKREVMYTAFKALGQSVDYIQVCDSDTKLDPLATVELCKVLESNQKYGAVGGDVMILNLKESYISFMSSLRYWMAFNIERSCQSFFNCVSCISGPLGLYRNDLLQQFLESWYNQKFLGTHCTFGDDRHLTNRMLSMGYATKYTARSKCYTETPGQFLRWLNQQTRWTKSYFREWLYNAMWWHKHHLWMTYESIVSGVFPFFVTATIIQLFWIGTLWDILWVLCCIQLIGLIKAAYACILRRDLVMVFMSLYSALYMTSLLPAKYFAIITMNKSSWGTSGRRKMVGNYIPLLPLSVWAAILLGGSCYTIYKESQKGWFTPAKVLETRFLIYGCVAYVCYWFLMIFLYWVWFRRLCRKRSQSYDLSV from the exons atggaACTGAAACTATTGCTAAGGCGGGTGGGCTCGATAGTCCGTGCTATCCTGACATTCCTCTTTGCCCTGGTGGTgctgggggtgatggtgtgggccTACGTCCAGGGCTTCCAGCTGGCCACCTCCCCGTACGGCATCATCTCCTTCGGCTTCTACGGCCTCCTGCTGGGGCTCCATGTCCTGTTCCAGAGCCTGTTTGCCTTCGTGGAGCACTGCCGCATGAGGGCCCGAAGCAAGGCCTGCACCTTCACCAAGACCATTGGCTTCACTATCTCAGCCTACCAGGAGGACCCAGAGTACCTGCGCAAGTGCCTCAACTCCATTCGGGCCCTCAAGTACCCTCCAGAGCTGCTGCGGGTCATCATGGTGGTGGATGGGAACTCGGAGGACGACATTTACATGCTGGAGATGTTTAGGGAGGTGTTTGCAGACCAGGACCCTGGCTGTTACGTGTGGAGGAATAACTACCACACGTGGGACCCCACCCAGACCCAGAAGGCGGGCATCCTCGAGGTGATAGGCCCCGCTGGGGACGCTAGTTATGGGCTCGGAGAGGACCCccagaggagggaggtggaggatcTGATCAACAGCAGGAGGTGTGTGTGCATCATGCAGAAGTGGggtggaaagagagaggtgaTGTACACAGCGTTCAAGGCACTGGGACAGTCGGTGGACTACATACAG gtgtgTGACTCTGACACCAAGCTAGACCCCCTGGCTACGGTGGAGCTGTGTAAGGTTCTGGAGAGCAACCAGAAGTACGGGGCTGTGGGAGGAGACGTGATGATCCTCAACCTCAAGGAGTCCTACATCAGCTTCATGAGCAGCCTGCGCTACTGGATGGCGTTCAACATTGAGAGGTCCTGCCAGTCCTTCTTCAACTGTGTCTCCTGCATCAGCGGCCCCCTGG GTCTGTACAGGAATGACCTCCTCCAGCAGTTCTTAGAGTCCTGGTACAACCAGAAGTTCCTGGGGACTCACTGTACATTTGGGGATGACAGACATCTCACCAACCGCATGCTCAGCATGGGCTATGCCACCAA ATACACGGCCCGCTCCAAGTGCTACACGGAGACGCCAGGCCAGTTCCTCCGGTGGCTCAACCAGCAGACACGCTGGACCAAGTCTTACTTTCGCGAGTGGCTCTACAACGCCATGTGGTGGCACAAGCACCACCTGTGGATGACCTACGAGTCCATCGTCTCTGGTGTCTTCCCCTTCTTCGTTACGGCCACCATCATCCAGCTGTTCTGGATAGGCACCCTGTGGGACATCCTCTGGGTCCTCTGCTGCATCCAGCTCATCGGCCTGATCAAGGCGGCCTATGCCTGCATCCTGCGCCGCGACCTGGTCATGGTGTTCATGTCCCTCTACTCTGCCCTCTACATGACCAGCCTGCTGCCCGCCAAGTACTTTGCCATCATCACCATGAACAAGAGCAGCTGGGGCACGTCTGGCCGCCGCAAGATGGTTGGGAACTACATCCCCCTGCTGCCTCTGTCGGTGTGGGCGGCCATCTTGCTGGGCGGGTCCTGCTACACCATCTACAAGGAGAGCCAGAAGGGCTGGTTCACGCCGGCTAAGGTACTAGAGACCAGGTTTCTGATCTACGGCTGTGTGGCGTACGTCTGCTACTGGTTCCTCATGATCTTCCTCTACTGGGTGTGGTTCCGCAGGCTGTGTAGGAAACGCTCCCAAAGTTATGACTTAAGCGTATAG